The genomic segment CGTGCCAGACAAAGCCTTAGTGTACCAAGGAAGCAGAAGGGAGCTGGCATGTGGAGGAGGACAGGAGGAGCAATATTATTTCACCATTTCCATACATCTGCTTTTTCCATTTGTAGGAGAAAAACATGTTCCTAAAATCTTTGTGTTTTTAGCAGGAATGCATGGAAAATTCCACTATGCCATCCCTTCAGTATTGCTCTCTATTCAACGTTATTTGATAGCTATCTTAAATGAGATCTCCCCAAGATCCATAGTAACACCTCACTGCTTTCATGGCAGCTACTTGTGATCATCTCCTCTGCTTAAGCACCTGAAAAGATTCTTCCATCCTAGATTTCACTTTATTTACTAATAGACATTTCTCTTATGTattatctcctcttcttctggcgactaatctcccctaaatgccttcccaccggctacgaTGTTaattgccgacgggatggcactcggatcggcaacttcaggcgacttcggaaaacaaagcgttccttCACTCAGTAAAGCACAAATATGGCACGTCAGGCTTCCCATCACATGGTCATCTCCTGATAGAACAACATAGCCTGTTCCTCTGGTTATTGGGCTGGGAAAGCAAAGTTCAATGCAACCACCCCTTTGAAATTATCAGCATTTGGTAATAACTGAAAGGTGCTCTTCATTTCAGAGAACGTCCTTTGAGGGTCCCAAGGACAGAATACAACTCATGGAAAACAGTCAATTCTCTAACAGATACATTTCATTTTGGAGTGTAAATGGTTAAAAATGAATCTAGGACGACGGACTCTTAAATAAGCAAGTGGCAGGTAATATTAATCTAAAGCAAGTTATCAActtaaatatttagtaaaatacaCAAGGCCCAAGAAATGGACTGACAACAACTATcactgttcccctttaaaaaactggCTTTATGTTATAATCTGATGTTCTCACCCTTCTCCCATGCAAGGTGATGTTGTGaaggctgattcagttaatgcctttaagaacggcttggatgattttttggacagacagacaaaggctattgtgatactaagctctatagttagtataggtatgggtatatagaatttatgtaaaagtagggaggggtgtgtgtatggatgctgggttttcatttggagggtttatacttgatggactttgtcttttttcaacccaatttaactatgtaactatgtaagtccAGTAATACAGGTTTTAGTAGCCTCACATGAGTAAAGGTGAATCTGTCAAGTTGACTTAGTTGCTGGCTGATCCACAAATGTTGCTCTAAGGATACTGTACTGTTGCAAAGCAAATATTTCCTATAACACAAAATTGCCTGGGTGGTGCCAGTTTAGAAGTCTCTGTGTCAGGGGGTAACAACTGCATACCATCCGGGTTGATTTTAGGTTGCCCTGAGGGTGACATCTGATTTGTTTATCTttcaataatattataatacatattaaaTGAGCAGTAACACCAATAACTAAAAATGTCCTTTATgcatttacacattttaaaatcagTCTGCCTTAGTACATAAGAATTCCTATCAATGCATGATTAGATTTCTGTACTGGAGAGAATCAGCTGCTAATTGGACAGAATTAATTGCCGTTTTCGTTATACTGGTCTATGTTATGTATGGAGAGAAGTTGACATACTGGATTCTATTAATGGCAAATAAACTctacttaaaataaaatataaaaaattatatataattttccagATCTCAGATCTGGAACCCCAGCAAATTCATTAGAATCTGCTCATTATCCTATAAATATAATGATCGgtgatatatattaaaaaacaagaaaacaagaattaaaaaaacaaaacctttttatACAAATGACAGCACAAAATAGGTACAGAACTTAAAAAATCtgtattctatatacagtaaattcgtCAGTCTCTTGGCAAGCGGTACCCCCAATTTTGTGGTTAAACAGCTTGTACCATCTCTTTTTCTTTCCTCACTCAATGCTCTTAAGCTCTTGCTTTTAAGCAgcagaaacaaaatttaaaactaAATGTTCCATTAAAATTCTGGAGACCATATGACATGGGTAACCGTATTTTAAATGGTCAAAAATGCatagtgttattttattttgctataaaTATCACTATACTCCTAAGTCATACTCAAGGATGGAGTAACTTTAATAAAAGATTAGTATTCCTTAGGTCTACAGTTAAATAAACCATCAGACAAAATGCATGGTCCTGCATTGTGGACCCAGCCTTCGTCCATAACTGTCTATTATGTGAAACCACAATGTAACTCAAAACCTTGTGACCCCTTAGAACCTTTGTGGTGGCAGACCTGTGTCTTTGTGAAGACTTCGACAACAGACTGGACCCAAACCATTCATTGCAGATTGTCACAGTTTGTCTTTCAGAGAAACTGGATAGTTCAATGAATGTGATCATAGGTACTCAAGTGAGAGGGACATGTCATCCTCACCTCTTGCAATCAGTTCTTCTAAATATCAGTTCCAATAATTGATCTATGATCAACGTTAGAAGGAAAAGAGACTAGACAAAGCATATACAAAGAGATTCAAAGAGTCTAGACACTGGTCAGTTGTGGTTTTAAATGAACTTGAGAAGGGCTTCATATCTGGTCCAGTACTCAACTTTAGAGGTCACAAGCTCTGTTATATCTCAGCAAGGGCTTTGGTCTCTTACCCTAGTGAACAGCTCTAAATCACCTTTCATTGATCCTATATATCCATGGGATAATCTGTtgtaatgttgaaaaaaaaaaccaaaaaaaaaaaaaaaaccatttcatCTTGGTTCCATGGATGAATAATTACCTAGTCAATTTCTGCGTTGGGGGCACACATCAACATGGATGTGTGATTGGCTGCTATACaagcaggcttttttttttttttagaaaaaaaagtattttttacacTCTGATTTCATCTTCCTCATCCATAAAAGAAAAGTCTCTCCCCTTCTTTGATTTGTCTTCCTTGACAACTGATCTGTCTCTAGACTTTGAATGATTGTTTTTGGACACTTTACTGTTGGTTACTCTGGCAGAAGTAGACATTTTGCTTTCTGCATTAGGGGCACATGATGGGTAACCTGTTTGTGGAGGATGAGTCTGCCAGGAAGGAAGTAAGCCAGAGCCATTTCTATCAAGGTCATCAAGGCTATGGTCCAGGTCCTTCTCCCACTCATTATTGTCCATGACACTTAAGATATCCCCTAACATAGATGGACCTAGGTCAATATGGAATGACATGATAGACTCTGCATGCTTCATACCAGAGCTGCTCTTTGGTGCAGGATCTGGCAAGTCTGTTAGTTCTCCAAATTCTCTCTCTACAGAGGCTGCATCGGGAACAGTTGTTGGACTTTGAGCTGATG from the Xenopus laevis strain J_2021 chromosome 9_10L, Xenopus_laevis_v10.1, whole genome shotgun sequence genome contains:
- the cdc42ep4.L gene encoding CDC42 effector protein 4 L homeolog, coding for MPILKQLVTHPTASKRRSRADLTSEMISAPLGDFRHTMHIGRAGDAFGDTSFLGSKGDDQPESEESFSKPGLLSRTFRSSKRSLSVTRSDRRDMLGSVRDSAFFVKNAVSLPQLTEKEAEKSSSKKMPKSLSSSPVKKVPEEQHINGASAQSPTTVPDAASVEREFGELTDLPDPAPKSSSGMKHAESIMSFHIDLGPSMLGDILSVMDNNEWEKDLDHSLDDLDRNGSGLLPSWQTHPPQTGYPSCAPNAESKMSTSARVTNSKVSKNNHSKSRDRSVVKEDKSKKGRDFSFMDEEDEIRV